Proteins encoded together in one Quercus lobata isolate SW786 chromosome 3, ValleyOak3.0 Primary Assembly, whole genome shotgun sequence window:
- the LOC115982480 gene encoding uncharacterized protein LOC115982480 isoform X1 codes for MATTQEKTTPCCLQNDTTTTTTTARSSLPPPPQPLRKPTKDWPDPSQDPTRKSSSVPTMVPAFDTLTDPAPTNTASAPSKGILSMVRAQTSHPLDPLSAAEISVAVATVRAAGATPEVRDSMRFVEVALVEPAKSVVALADAYFFPPFQPSLLPKAKGGPVIPSKLPPRQARLVVYNKKSNETSVWIVELSEVHAATRGGHHRGKVILSNVVPDVQPPMDAVEYAECEAVVKDFPPFREAMKRRGIEDMDLVMVDAWCVGYHSDADAPSRRLAKPLIFCRTESDCPMENGYARPVEGIHVLVDMQNMVLIEFEDRKLVPLPPADPLRNYTPGETRGGVDRSDVKPLQIIQPEGPSFRVNGNFVQWQKWNFRVGFTPREGLIIYSVAYIDGSRGRRPVAHRLSFVEMVVPYGDPNEPHYRKNAFDAGEDGLGKNAHSLKKGCDCLGYVKYFDAHFTNFNGGVDTIENCVCLHEEDHGLLWKHHDWRTGLAEVRRSRRLTVSFICTVANYEYGFFWHFYQDGKIEAEVKLTGILSLGALQQGEARKYGTTIAPGLYAPVHQHFFVARMDMAVDCKPGEAFNQVVEVNLKVEEPGKDNVHNNAFYAEEELLRSEMQAMRDCNPLSARHWIIRNTRNVNRTGQLTGYKLVPGSNCLPLAGSEAKFLRRATFLKHNLWVTPYARDEKYPGGEFPNQNPRVGEGLATWVNQNRSLEEADIVLWYVFGMTHIPRLEDWPVMPVERLGFMLMPHGFFNCSPAVDVPPNTSDVEIKDNGMAVKPIQNELLAKL; via the exons ATGGCCACAACTCAGGAAAAAACGACGCCTTGTTGCCTCCAAAAcgacaccaccaccaccaccaccactgccagATCATCATTACCACCGCCTCCTCAACCTCTTCGAAAGCCCACCAAGGATTGGCCCGACCCGTCTCAGGATCCGACCCGCAAGAGCTCTTCTGTGCCGACCATGGTCCCTGCCTTTGACACTCTCACTGACCCAGCTCCTACAAACACTGCTTCTGCTCCATCCAAAg GTATCCTAAGCATGGTGAGAGCTCAAACTAGTCACCCTTTGGACCCTTTATCTGCTGCTGAAATCTCTGTGGCAGTGGCAACTGTCCGGGCAGCTGGAGCAACCCCTGAG GTTAGGGATAGCATGCGCTTTGTTGAAGTTGCTTTGGTGGAACCAGCAAAGAGTGTTGTTGCGTTGGCAGATGCATATTTTTTCCCTCCTTTCCAGCCATCATTACTTCCCAAAGCAAAAGGCGGACCTGTAATTCCTAGTAAGCTTCCTCCAAGGCAAGCAAGACTAGTTGTGTATAACAAAAAGTCGAATGAGACAAGTGTGTGGATCGTTGAACTATCGGAAGTTCATGCAGCAACTCGAGGTGGTCACCATAGGGGCAAAGTTATTTTGTCCAATGTTGTTCCAGATGTTCAGCCTCCCATG GATGCTGTTGAATATGCTGAATGTGAAGCTGTTGTAAAAGACTTTCCTCCATTTAGGGAGGCAATGAAAAGAAGGGGCATTGAGGATATGGATCTTGTGATGGTTGATGCCTG GTGTGTTGGATATCACAGTGATGCTGATGCCCCTAGCCGCAGACTTGCTAAACCGCTAATCTTCTGTAGAACTGAGAGCGACTGCCCTATGGAAAATGGTTATGCTCGCCCAGTTGAAGGAATCCATGTACTAGTTGATATGCAAAATATGGTGCTTATTGAGTTTGAAGATCGTAAACTTGTTCCCTTACCACCTGCTGACCCATTAAGAAATTACACTCCTGGAGAAACACGAGGGGGTGTTGATCGAAGTGATGTGAAACCCTTACAAATTATTCAGCCTGAGGGTCCAAGTTTTCGTGTTAATGGGAACTTTGTTCAATGGCAAAAG TGGAATTTTCGTGTCGGTTTCACTCCCAGGGAGGGTTTGATAATTTATTCTGTTGCATATATTGATGGTAGTAGAGGTCGGAGACCTGTGGCCCACAGGTTAAGCTTTGTTGAGATGGTGGTCCCTTATGGAGATCCAAATGAACCACATTACAGGAAGAATGCATTTGATGCGGGGGAAGATGGGCTTGGGAAAAATGCACATTCACTTAAGAAG GGTTGTGACTGTTTAGGGTATGTCAAGTACTTCGATGCACACTTCACAAATTTTAATGGGGGTGTTGATACAATTGAGAATTGTGTATGCTTGCATGAAGAGGATCATGGGCTTCTGTGGAAACATCATGATTGGAGAACTGGTTTAGCAGAAGTTCGACGATCGAGAAGGCTGACGGTGTCTTTTATATGCACTGTGGCTAACTATGAGTATGGATTCTTCTGGCATTTTTATCAG GATGGAAAGATCGAAGCAGAGGTTAAACTCACAGGAATTCTTAGCTTAGGAGCATTACAACAAGGGGAAGCCCGAAAATATGGTACGACCATTGCTCCTGGCTTATATGCACCTGTCCATCAACATTTTTTTGTAGCACGTATGGACATGGCAGTTGATTGCAAGCCTGGTGAAGCATTTAATCAG GTTGTTGAGGTGAATCTTAAAGTTGAAGAGCCAGGGAAAGATAATGTTCATAATAATGCTTTCTATGCTGAAGAGGAACTACTGAGATCTGAAATGCAAGCAATGCGCGATTGTAATCCTTTATCTGCTCGCCATTGGATT ATCAGAAACACAAGAAATGTCAACCGGACTGGACAGCTAACAGGTTACAAACTTGTACCTGGTTCAAATTGTTTACCATTAGCTGGTTCTGAGGCAAAATTTCTAAGGAGAGCCACTTTCTTGAAGCATAATCTTTGGGTCACACCTTATGCACGTGATGAAAAGTATCCGGGAGGAGAGTTTCCTAATCAAAATCCACGTGTTGGGGAAGGATTGGCTACTTGGGTTAATCAAAACAGATCATTGGAAGAAGCTGACATAGTTCTTTG GTATGTATTTGGAATGACACACATTCCTCGGCTGGAAGACTGGCCAGTGATGCCTGTAGAACGCCTTGGTTTTATGCTCATG CCACATGGATTCTTTAATTGCTCACCAGCAGTGGATGTCCCTCCGAATACAAGCGATGTGGAAATTAAGGACAATGGGATGGCTGTAAAGCCTATCCAGAATGAGCTACTAGCTAAGCTTTGA
- the LOC115982480 gene encoding uncharacterized protein LOC115982480 isoform X2, translated as MVRAQTSHPLDPLSAAEISVAVATVRAAGATPEVRDSMRFVEVALVEPAKSVVALADAYFFPPFQPSLLPKAKGGPVIPSKLPPRQARLVVYNKKSNETSVWIVELSEVHAATRGGHHRGKVILSNVVPDVQPPMDAVEYAECEAVVKDFPPFREAMKRRGIEDMDLVMVDAWCVGYHSDADAPSRRLAKPLIFCRTESDCPMENGYARPVEGIHVLVDMQNMVLIEFEDRKLVPLPPADPLRNYTPGETRGGVDRSDVKPLQIIQPEGPSFRVNGNFVQWQKWNFRVGFTPREGLIIYSVAYIDGSRGRRPVAHRLSFVEMVVPYGDPNEPHYRKNAFDAGEDGLGKNAHSLKKGCDCLGYVKYFDAHFTNFNGGVDTIENCVCLHEEDHGLLWKHHDWRTGLAEVRRSRRLTVSFICTVANYEYGFFWHFYQDGKIEAEVKLTGILSLGALQQGEARKYGTTIAPGLYAPVHQHFFVARMDMAVDCKPGEAFNQVVEVNLKVEEPGKDNVHNNAFYAEEELLRSEMQAMRDCNPLSARHWIIRNTRNVNRTGQLTGYKLVPGSNCLPLAGSEAKFLRRATFLKHNLWVTPYARDEKYPGGEFPNQNPRVGEGLATWVNQNRSLEEADIVLWYVFGMTHIPRLEDWPVMPVERLGFMLMPHGFFNCSPAVDVPPNTSDVEIKDNGMAVKPIQNELLAKL; from the exons ATGGTGAGAGCTCAAACTAGTCACCCTTTGGACCCTTTATCTGCTGCTGAAATCTCTGTGGCAGTGGCAACTGTCCGGGCAGCTGGAGCAACCCCTGAG GTTAGGGATAGCATGCGCTTTGTTGAAGTTGCTTTGGTGGAACCAGCAAAGAGTGTTGTTGCGTTGGCAGATGCATATTTTTTCCCTCCTTTCCAGCCATCATTACTTCCCAAAGCAAAAGGCGGACCTGTAATTCCTAGTAAGCTTCCTCCAAGGCAAGCAAGACTAGTTGTGTATAACAAAAAGTCGAATGAGACAAGTGTGTGGATCGTTGAACTATCGGAAGTTCATGCAGCAACTCGAGGTGGTCACCATAGGGGCAAAGTTATTTTGTCCAATGTTGTTCCAGATGTTCAGCCTCCCATG GATGCTGTTGAATATGCTGAATGTGAAGCTGTTGTAAAAGACTTTCCTCCATTTAGGGAGGCAATGAAAAGAAGGGGCATTGAGGATATGGATCTTGTGATGGTTGATGCCTG GTGTGTTGGATATCACAGTGATGCTGATGCCCCTAGCCGCAGACTTGCTAAACCGCTAATCTTCTGTAGAACTGAGAGCGACTGCCCTATGGAAAATGGTTATGCTCGCCCAGTTGAAGGAATCCATGTACTAGTTGATATGCAAAATATGGTGCTTATTGAGTTTGAAGATCGTAAACTTGTTCCCTTACCACCTGCTGACCCATTAAGAAATTACACTCCTGGAGAAACACGAGGGGGTGTTGATCGAAGTGATGTGAAACCCTTACAAATTATTCAGCCTGAGGGTCCAAGTTTTCGTGTTAATGGGAACTTTGTTCAATGGCAAAAG TGGAATTTTCGTGTCGGTTTCACTCCCAGGGAGGGTTTGATAATTTATTCTGTTGCATATATTGATGGTAGTAGAGGTCGGAGACCTGTGGCCCACAGGTTAAGCTTTGTTGAGATGGTGGTCCCTTATGGAGATCCAAATGAACCACATTACAGGAAGAATGCATTTGATGCGGGGGAAGATGGGCTTGGGAAAAATGCACATTCACTTAAGAAG GGTTGTGACTGTTTAGGGTATGTCAAGTACTTCGATGCACACTTCACAAATTTTAATGGGGGTGTTGATACAATTGAGAATTGTGTATGCTTGCATGAAGAGGATCATGGGCTTCTGTGGAAACATCATGATTGGAGAACTGGTTTAGCAGAAGTTCGACGATCGAGAAGGCTGACGGTGTCTTTTATATGCACTGTGGCTAACTATGAGTATGGATTCTTCTGGCATTTTTATCAG GATGGAAAGATCGAAGCAGAGGTTAAACTCACAGGAATTCTTAGCTTAGGAGCATTACAACAAGGGGAAGCCCGAAAATATGGTACGACCATTGCTCCTGGCTTATATGCACCTGTCCATCAACATTTTTTTGTAGCACGTATGGACATGGCAGTTGATTGCAAGCCTGGTGAAGCATTTAATCAG GTTGTTGAGGTGAATCTTAAAGTTGAAGAGCCAGGGAAAGATAATGTTCATAATAATGCTTTCTATGCTGAAGAGGAACTACTGAGATCTGAAATGCAAGCAATGCGCGATTGTAATCCTTTATCTGCTCGCCATTGGATT ATCAGAAACACAAGAAATGTCAACCGGACTGGACAGCTAACAGGTTACAAACTTGTACCTGGTTCAAATTGTTTACCATTAGCTGGTTCTGAGGCAAAATTTCTAAGGAGAGCCACTTTCTTGAAGCATAATCTTTGGGTCACACCTTATGCACGTGATGAAAAGTATCCGGGAGGAGAGTTTCCTAATCAAAATCCACGTGTTGGGGAAGGATTGGCTACTTGGGTTAATCAAAACAGATCATTGGAAGAAGCTGACATAGTTCTTTG GTATGTATTTGGAATGACACACATTCCTCGGCTGGAAGACTGGCCAGTGATGCCTGTAGAACGCCTTGGTTTTATGCTCATG CCACATGGATTCTTTAATTGCTCACCAGCAGTGGATGTCCCTCCGAATACAAGCGATGTGGAAATTAAGGACAATGGGATGGCTGTAAAGCCTATCCAGAATGAGCTACTAGCTAAGCTTTGA